CATACGCTTCGCCCTGGTATTTGTAGCCCTCAACAGAGAGTTGAAGCGGCAAATGAGCCAGGATTTTAGAAAATCCCAGCCGGTAATTCATCGGCAGGGCTTCTTTTGTTTGAATAAAGGGAGAAAATGATTTTCCCACATTAAAAATCCCACCGGCTACAATCAGGTCTTGAATGGGGGTTTCATAGGTAAATCCGAAATCGGCCGCCATGGCTGTGGACGAATAATTGGCAATTTTACTGTAGATAAATTTCACGGCCACCCCATAATGAATATTTGAAAGCATGCCCGACGAGGCTTCGCTGCTGAACAAAGAATTGGCGTACGCCACACTTACAGCTATATTGGACGCACCAAATGTTCCCGTCTTGTTGCCGTTTTGATCGGTCTGGTCAAAACGTCCGTAATTGAAGTACTGAATCCCCGCACCGATTTTTCCGATTTTCTGAAGCGGCTGAACCGCGGCAACCGACCCGGATTGAAAATCGAGTACATGTTTAAGGTACGAAAACGCCCGAACAGGTTTCCGAACAAGCGAAAGA
This portion of the Calditrichota bacterium genome encodes:
- a CDS encoding PorV/PorQ family protein; its protein translation is MKRKSIKEVMNMKNILNTFLVGLFGLLVAGSVQAGTTGFDFLRTPVGARASAMGGAFVAMPGDVYDVFYNPSGLSLVRKPVRAFSYLKHVLDFQSGSVAAVQPLQKIGKIGAGIQYFNYGRFDQTDQNGNKTGTFGASNIAVSVAYANSLFSSEASSGMLSNIHYGVAVKFIYSKIANYSSTAMAADFGFTYETPIQDLIVAGGIFNVGKSFSPFIQTKEALPMNYRLGFSKILAHLPLQLSVEGYKYQGEAYGFAFGGEFTITQNFFLRFGYNSIGKDQKLGISNDKFAGLSFGTGFVWKTYHLDYGFTSSGAIGSLNRLSIVKSF